In the Sarcophilus harrisii chromosome 1, mSarHar1.11, whole genome shotgun sequence genome, one interval contains:
- the C1H6orf52 gene encoding putative uncharacterized protein C6orf52 homolog, whose protein sequence is MARHLNSLDFDLTQQSNYFWYWQRMKAELQLDHCGTYYQQHQTCYLQSGFEPYFEYNYNCIFYENVQNVSSTKENAKELAEIPTVSEAWTTNNEEEQTEDPQIPLDIENLNKEFMVGSEELYDSLMNCHWQPLDTIASRIPNNIQE, encoded by the exons ATGGCTAGGCATTTGAATTCGCTGGATTTTGATTTAACCCAACAAAGCAATTATTTTTGGTACTGGCAACG GATGAAGGCTGAGTTACAACTTGACCACTGTGGTACCTATTACCAGCAGCACCAAACTTGCTATTTGCAGTCAGGTTTTGAACCATATTTTGAATATAACTATAACTGTATATTTTATGAGAATGTTCAGAATGTCTCCTCTACAAAAGAGAATGCTAAAGAGCTAGCTGAAATTCCAACTGTATCAGag GCTTGGACTACAAATAACGAGGAGGAGCAAACTGAAG ATCCACAGATTCCCTTGGATATTGAGAACCTGAACAAAGAGTTTATGGTGGGAAGTGAAGAGCTATATGACTCTCTAATGAATTGTCATTGGCAGCCTCTGGATACAATTGCTTCTAGAATCCCAAATAACATCCAGGAGTAA